The following proteins come from a genomic window of Polyangiaceae bacterium:
- a CDS encoding FHA domain-containing protein: MSTFWLKYRGALIPLRREETIVGRSPYCSIVVDSTQASRQHCALRLSGREVTVTDLSSTNGTRVNGERLTEPRSLMSGDVIAIGHEVLTVVVADGQKERSGRVTETRASGDFEETSTDAAFAALDLITALVDTTTSPPEARAQAMGASIEALLQRLKLMGGHLADNDAKRMTWAVTQAASWFGGAKDAWRDDLVARIQGAKR; this comes from the coding sequence TTGTCGACGTTCTGGCTGAAGTACCGAGGGGCGCTGATCCCTCTACGCCGCGAAGAGACGATCGTGGGCCGGAGCCCCTACTGCAGCATCGTCGTCGACAGCACGCAGGCCTCCCGCCAGCACTGCGCCCTCCGGCTATCGGGGCGCGAGGTGACGGTCACGGACCTGTCGAGCACCAACGGGACACGCGTGAACGGTGAGCGCCTGACCGAGCCTCGGTCGCTGATGTCGGGCGACGTCATCGCCATCGGCCACGAGGTGCTCACCGTCGTCGTGGCCGACGGGCAGAAGGAACGCTCGGGCCGGGTCACCGAGACTCGCGCGTCCGGCGACTTCGAGGAGACCTCCACGGACGCCGCCTTTGCCGCGTTGGATCTGATCACGGCATTGGTCGACACCACCACCTCCCCGCCGGAGGCTCGAGCCCAAGCCATGGGAGCGTCCATCGAGGCGCTGCTCCAGCGACTGAAGTTGATGGGCGGTCACTTGGCGGACAACGACGCCAAGCGCATGACCTGGGCCGTGACCCAGGCCGCGAGCTGGTTCGGCGGCGCCAAGGACGCTTGGCGCGACGATCTCGTCGCCCGCATCCAGGGAGCAAAGCGATGA
- a CDS encoding ABC transporter permease → MTQRERRRRALAALVPAIVVALTALGFVLLSDRSPSRLTLDLSWAAPSSARPLGSGDAGVDLLALGMHATLRALLLAFSVSCFGFLVGTPLGGAAGLSGGRFERWTLRACDLVQSFPTFLLALAVLSAVKVPSRLHIGLVFAVTVWAPFARIAAAQARTLSDSQFVEAARALGADRRRIIFLHVLPNLLGPVAVQVGTAAAGVVLGETALGFVGLGPPDGVSLGALLEQGTLGMLRAPHVLAVGAVTVALVSGSLQLASEGLRRWVHVS, encoded by the coding sequence ATGACCCAGCGGGAGCGCCGACGCCGCGCGCTGGCCGCGCTCGTCCCCGCCATCGTGGTGGCGCTCACGGCGCTCGGCTTCGTGCTGCTGTCGGATCGCTCGCCATCGAGGCTGACGCTGGATCTGTCGTGGGCCGCACCTTCGAGCGCTCGGCCATTGGGCAGCGGCGACGCCGGCGTGGATCTGCTGGCCCTGGGCATGCACGCCACGCTGCGGGCGCTGCTCTTGGCGTTCTCGGTGTCGTGCTTCGGCTTTCTGGTGGGCACGCCCCTCGGGGGCGCCGCGGGGCTTTCCGGCGGGCGCTTCGAGCGCTGGACCCTGCGCGCCTGCGATCTGGTGCAGTCGTTCCCCACGTTCCTCCTGGCTCTGGCGGTGCTGAGCGCGGTGAAGGTTCCCTCGCGGCTGCACATCGGCTTGGTGTTCGCCGTCACCGTGTGGGCGCCCTTCGCTCGCATCGCCGCGGCGCAAGCGCGCACGCTCTCGGACTCGCAGTTCGTGGAAGCCGCGCGCGCGCTGGGCGCCGATCGGCGTCGCATCATCTTCCTGCACGTGCTGCCGAATCTGCTCGGTCCCGTGGCGGTGCAGGTGGGCACCGCTGCGGCCGGCGTGGTGCTCGGAGAAACCGCCCTCGGCTTCGTCGGCCTGGGACCTCCGGACGGTGTGAGCCTGGGCGCGCTGCTCGAGCAGGGCACCCTCGGCATGCTTCGCGCGCCTCACGTCCTGGCCGTGGGCGCCGTGACCGTCGCGCTGGTCAGCGGCTCGCTACAGCTCGCCAGCGAGGGACTGAGACGCTGGGTCCACGTCAGTTAG
- a CDS encoding c-type cytochrome, whose amino-acid sequence MHRLSGACLLSLVTLAACGTTPQGEAKAPKKVGCERVRADRGPQPLSRQSSMVALARDGKRTLAYIANADDDTLRTVDVDAGKELATTRLAGKPGEVLVLPDGRVLVTLRSRSRVQVFEPATNRDKPLDDRCQVDLPAEPIAMALTPNRSTVVVTSGWGHALTELDASSMKRKKSTSVPREPRSVVLSDDGKRAFVSHAVGGRLSVVPLAGGKVREVLVGDNPQGKHSVLFGFLGKRSSGDAARIGCQGYALAKSVDPGGRILAPQVLVEPGNPSEQTQGYGDGFSNAEVASIAVIDESAERTLTSSIDNRESPATVVPGARARPECLLPRAAAMNEKSGHLLVTCLGIDALVEYDASSADPRRAELRRWPVAAGPLGLAVDVDKQRAVVWGQFDGRVSIVALGAAPMRTPDDIAASSVTQLALSKSATLTKGDVALGRRLFHSTGDFRISRDGRACASCHPEGRDDSITWATPNGPRQTPMLAGRLGQTAPFGWDGKGADIEAHLGHTFQRLGGSGLERREMDAILAYLATLEPPPRLTDEDPALVKRGRDLFLAKETGCAGCHRGSDLYMDGKTHDVKSRVSADRDPHFDTPSLKFIAGTAPYFHDGRYASLEELLRGSDGKMGHTKQLSKRDLAALAAYLRTL is encoded by the coding sequence ATGCACCGACTCAGTGGCGCCTGTCTGCTTTCGCTCGTGACCCTGGCCGCCTGCGGCACCACGCCCCAGGGCGAGGCAAAAGCTCCGAAGAAAGTGGGCTGTGAGCGGGTGCGGGCCGATCGCGGACCGCAGCCCTTGAGCCGCCAGAGCTCGATGGTGGCGCTGGCGCGAGACGGCAAGCGCACCTTGGCCTACATCGCCAACGCGGACGACGACACGCTGCGCACCGTGGACGTGGACGCGGGCAAGGAGCTGGCCACCACGCGCCTCGCCGGCAAGCCGGGCGAGGTGCTGGTTTTGCCGGACGGACGCGTGCTCGTCACCCTGCGCAGTCGTTCGCGAGTACAGGTGTTCGAGCCCGCCACGAACCGGGACAAGCCCCTCGACGATCGTTGCCAAGTGGATCTCCCGGCGGAGCCCATCGCCATGGCGCTCACGCCGAACCGCTCCACCGTGGTGGTCACCAGCGGCTGGGGTCACGCGCTCACGGAGCTCGACGCGAGCAGCATGAAGCGCAAGAAGAGCACGAGCGTTCCGCGCGAGCCGCGCTCGGTGGTGCTCAGCGACGACGGCAAGCGCGCCTTCGTGTCGCATGCCGTCGGTGGGCGATTGAGCGTGGTCCCCCTCGCTGGCGGCAAGGTGCGCGAGGTGCTGGTGGGGGACAACCCGCAGGGCAAGCACTCGGTGCTGTTCGGCTTCTTGGGCAAGCGCAGCTCGGGGGACGCGGCACGCATCGGCTGCCAAGGCTATGCTCTCGCCAAGTCCGTGGATCCCGGTGGGCGCATCCTCGCGCCCCAGGTGCTGGTCGAGCCCGGCAACCCCTCCGAGCAAACCCAAGGCTACGGCGACGGCTTCTCCAACGCGGAGGTCGCCAGCATCGCGGTGATCGACGAGAGCGCGGAGCGCACGCTGACGAGCTCGATCGACAACCGCGAGTCACCCGCCACGGTGGTTCCTGGAGCACGCGCGCGCCCCGAGTGCCTGTTGCCCCGGGCCGCAGCGATGAACGAAAAGAGCGGACACCTGCTGGTGACCTGCCTCGGTATCGACGCGCTGGTGGAGTACGACGCGAGCTCGGCGGATCCGCGGCGCGCCGAGCTTCGGCGCTGGCCCGTGGCGGCGGGACCGCTCGGCCTCGCCGTGGACGTGGACAAGCAGCGCGCGGTGGTGTGGGGTCAGTTCGACGGTCGCGTGAGCATCGTGGCGCTGGGCGCTGCTCCCATGCGGACGCCGGATGACATCGCAGCCTCGAGCGTCACTCAGCTCGCGCTCTCGAAATCGGCCACGCTGACCAAGGGCGACGTGGCCCTCGGCCGCCGCCTGTTCCATTCCACGGGAGACTTCCGGATCTCGCGCGATGGGCGCGCCTGCGCCAGCTGCCATCCAGAAGGCCGTGACGACTCGATCACCTGGGCCACCCCCAACGGCCCACGGCAGACTCCGATGCTCGCCGGCCGACTGGGACAAACCGCACCCTTCGGCTGGGACGGCAAGGGCGCGGACATCGAGGCGCACCTCGGCCACACCTTCCAGCGTCTGGGAGGCAGCGGCCTCGAGCGGCGCGAGATGGACGCCATTCTCGCCTACCTCGCCACTCTGGAACCGCCGCCGCGGCTCACGGACGAAGACCCCGCGCTGGTGAAGCGCGGTCGCGACCTGTTTTTGGCCAAGGAGACCGGCTGCGCCGGTTGCCATCGCGGTAGCGATCTGTACATGGACGGCAAGACCCACGACGTGAAGAGCCGCGTGAGCGCGGATCGGGATCCGCATTTCGACACGCCGTCGCTCAAGTTCATCGCCGGCACGGCGCCCTACTTCCACGACGGTCGCTATGCCAGCTTGGAGGAGCTCTTGCGTGGCTCCGACGGCAAAATGGGACACACCAAGCAGCTGTCCAAGCGCGACCTGGCCGCCCTGGCCGCCTACTTGCGGACGCTGTGA
- a CDS encoding hybrid sensor histidine kinase/response regulator yields the protein MNVLVVSKDVEAAESLRGALERAGQAVHWSLDGQDAARCISDSSELLVVVSESEEATHSSWIAGLLTRQPWTRLHVLTDADDESESSAIIRKPFDAAEVADLLVREQEIARGERDRFGLTRELEHEKRLGEVGRLAATMAHEINNPLSVVAAAVAPILEAAQRLGDTELAEVARDVELSVERIRGFVEHVSGFTRRGHPELHDASLLGTVEVALRLVKPRARDRGVTIELEPDEEVHAPHDAPRLSQAVLNLLSNAVDAASDGGRAVTMRLSTEEREVVIIVDDTGPGVDPAIAPRLFEPFATTKPVGRGTGLGLSITQQIVRDHGGRVQLMPRAAGGTRAEIRLPGFSAKEHTVLIVEDDRSVRRALAADLRRGGFTTVSLSSVREARAWLSDHCCSAIVSDRSLGDGTSEDVLGFAAERCPKAGRLLLTAAVDARDRFADRRLEKPWDRKRLLSTVCDLCLIERT from the coding sequence ATGAACGTGTTGGTGGTTTCGAAGGACGTCGAGGCCGCCGAGTCACTGCGTGGTGCGCTCGAGCGCGCGGGACAAGCGGTCCACTGGTCCCTCGACGGCCAGGATGCCGCGCGCTGCATCTCGGATTCCTCGGAGCTCTTGGTGGTCGTGAGCGAGTCCGAGGAAGCCACCCATTCCTCGTGGATCGCCGGGCTCCTGACCCGCCAGCCCTGGACTCGCCTCCACGTGCTCACCGACGCGGACGACGAGAGCGAATCGTCGGCGATCATTCGCAAGCCCTTCGACGCCGCCGAGGTCGCGGATCTGTTGGTGCGGGAGCAGGAGATCGCCCGAGGCGAGCGGGATCGCTTCGGCCTGACGCGGGAGCTCGAGCACGAAAAACGCCTCGGCGAGGTCGGCCGCCTGGCGGCGACCATGGCCCACGAGATCAATAACCCCCTGAGCGTCGTCGCCGCCGCGGTGGCGCCGATCTTGGAAGCCGCGCAGCGCCTGGGAGATACCGAGCTCGCCGAGGTGGCGCGCGACGTGGAGCTGTCCGTGGAGCGCATTCGCGGCTTCGTCGAGCACGTGTCGGGGTTCACGCGACGCGGTCATCCCGAGCTCCACGATGCCTCGCTGCTCGGTACCGTGGAGGTGGCGCTCCGGCTGGTGAAGCCGCGAGCGCGGGATCGCGGAGTCACCATCGAGCTGGAACCGGACGAAGAGGTGCACGCGCCTCACGACGCACCGCGGCTGTCCCAAGCGGTGCTGAACTTGCTGTCCAACGCCGTGGACGCCGCCTCCGATGGTGGGCGAGCGGTGACGATGCGCCTATCGACGGAAGAGCGGGAGGTCGTGATCATCGTCGACGACACGGGCCCCGGCGTCGACCCCGCCATCGCGCCGCGACTCTTCGAGCCCTTCGCCACCACCAAGCCGGTCGGCCGCGGCACCGGGCTCGGTCTCAGCATCACTCAGCAGATCGTGAGGGATCACGGCGGGCGCGTGCAGCTGATGCCCCGCGCCGCCGGCGGCACCCGGGCGGAGATCCGCCTCCCGGGCTTCTCGGCCAAAGAGCACACCGTGCTCATCGTGGAAGACGACCGCTCCGTACGGCGCGCCCTCGCTGCGGACCTGCGCCGGGGCGGCTTCACCACGGTGTCCCTGAGCTCGGTGCGCGAGGCGCGCGCATGGCTTTCGGACCACTGCTGTTCCGCGATCGTCAGCGATCGCTCTTTGGGCGACGGCACCAGCGAGGACGTGCTCGGCTTCGCCGCGGAGCGATGCCCCAAGGCGGGACGCTTGTTGCTCACGGCCGCGGTCGACGCGCGCGATCGCTTCGCGGACCGCCGGCTGGAAAAGCCGTGGGATCGCAAGCGACTGCTCTCCACCGTTTGCGACCTGTGTCTCATCGAGCGGACGTGA
- a CDS encoding sodium-dependent transporter: protein MVDGVTTEESASRGQWASRLGFVLAAAGSAVGLGNVWKFPYITGENGGGLFVLIYLGCVALIGLPVMIAEVIIGRRAQRSPVGAFGKIAGEGTAWRMVGWMGVVSGFVILSYYSVVAGWTMNYALMGINRFFVGKNPDQIGQAFGTLYGAGDINLFWHFLFMLTTIAIVVGGVQKGIEAWSRVLMPALFAMLLVLLVDAAFQPGFSKALSFLFSPHADKLHPAGVLEALGHSFFTLSLGMGAMLTYGSYLSKDTDLVTASLLVSVLDTAVALVACMVLFPIIFSFGMAPEAGPGLVFKSMPIAFSQMRGGMLLTIVFFALLFFAALTSAISLLEVVASTIIDQLGWSRRRAVLVSGGAIFVFGIPSALSGGAQMFKKWESLFGKNFFDTVDYLASNWLLPLGGLFIALFVGWVMPEAERADEFKRGSRFAGLYQVWLLSLRYLVPLAILVLWLFSVEILPKAWLSPAK from the coding sequence ATGGTCGACGGCGTGACTACGGAGGAATCAGCGTCGCGCGGCCAGTGGGCAAGCCGCCTCGGTTTCGTGTTGGCCGCCGCAGGCTCGGCCGTCGGCCTGGGCAACGTCTGGAAGTTCCCGTACATCACCGGAGAAAACGGTGGCGGGCTGTTCGTGCTGATCTACCTCGGCTGCGTCGCCCTCATCGGGCTGCCGGTGATGATCGCCGAGGTGATCATCGGCCGCCGGGCGCAGCGTTCGCCCGTGGGCGCCTTCGGCAAGATCGCAGGCGAAGGCACCGCCTGGCGCATGGTCGGCTGGATGGGCGTGGTGAGCGGCTTCGTGATCCTCAGCTACTACAGCGTGGTCGCCGGCTGGACCATGAACTACGCCCTGATGGGCATCAATCGCTTCTTCGTCGGCAAGAACCCCGACCAGATAGGCCAGGCTTTCGGAACCCTGTACGGCGCCGGAGACATCAACCTGTTCTGGCACTTCCTGTTCATGCTCACGACCATCGCCATCGTGGTGGGCGGCGTGCAGAAGGGCATCGAAGCTTGGTCGCGGGTGCTGATGCCGGCGCTGTTCGCGATGCTCCTGGTGCTGTTGGTGGACGCCGCGTTTCAACCCGGCTTCTCCAAGGCGCTCTCGTTCTTGTTCTCGCCCCACGCCGACAAGCTGCATCCCGCCGGCGTGCTGGAAGCGCTGGGACACTCGTTCTTCACCCTCAGCTTGGGCATGGGCGCCATGCTCACCTACGGCAGCTATCTGTCGAAGGACACGGATCTGGTCACTGCGTCGCTGTTGGTGAGCGTGCTGGACACGGCGGTGGCTCTGGTCGCCTGCATGGTGCTGTTCCCCATCATCTTCAGCTTCGGCATGGCGCCGGAAGCCGGCCCCGGGCTGGTATTCAAGAGCATGCCCATCGCGTTCAGTCAGATGCGCGGCGGCATGCTGCTCACCATCGTGTTCTTCGCGCTGCTTTTCTTCGCGGCCCTCACCTCGGCCATCTCCTTGCTCGAGGTGGTGGCGTCCACGATCATCGATCAGCTCGGCTGGTCCCGGCGCCGAGCGGTGCTGGTGTCTGGAGGTGCCATCTTCGTGTTCGGCATCCCGTCGGCCCTCTCCGGTGGGGCCCAGATGTTCAAGAAGTGGGAGTCTCTGTTCGGCAAGAACTTCTTCGACACCGTGGACTACCTGGCGTCCAACTGGCTCCTGCCGCTCGGGGGTCTGTTCATCGCCTTGTTCGTCGGCTGGGTGATGCCCGAAGCCGAGCGAGCGGACGAGTTCAAGCGCGGCTCGCGCTTCGCCGGGCTGTACCAAGTGTGGCTGCTGTCGCTCCGCTACCTGGTGCCGCTGGCGATCCTGGTACTATGGCTCTTCTCGGTGGAGATCCTCCCGAAGGCGTGGCTCTCCCCGGCAAAGTGA
- a CDS encoding protein kinase, with the protein MTLERVAELERADQLEEAAQLAEQLGAHAEASRLYERACIFVGAARSALAADERVRAFELAARSDDEDVIRRVAEALLGHADEVARAAAAARAARRPRAAGLLREQAGDAAGAGEDYEAAGALLEAAACFERADDARSAARCLEAALARDARCHRARVELGALLARHGRHQAAVRTLQQVPKDAPERSEALLWLRRSLEALALSEAVRQVDEELAALGIDPTADTRAAPVSERAPAVTPETILFGRYVVLRDVARTPTARVLEARDRITGENVALKIFAASTLKESGRDALRRFEREAVALGKLRHPAIVPLRAFLAEGPAVVLAWMGGGSLADKLAAEPLSPARAVEITQAVLGALSAAHRRGILHRDIKPANVLFDEAGAAYLADFGTAHVSDSAATVTAGIIGTLAYMAPEQRAGEAANIASDIYGAGALLWHALTGAPPGAGLSFLSDELGPEHRSIAERLVAPEAERPADAEAALALLRSASWPRAVPAARATPARPRPEKSHDSVRLEPLGDERFRDVLLGRTVLVLAADDTTMERALAFARADHPNLAAVLALHADEQTLWVEALDATPLSRELSDDERRELFEALAALHRAGGVHGFVGESLVERGGRVMLRFPTRAAPSADANTDVSDLAAFAPPRQNL; encoded by the coding sequence GTGACCCTCGAGCGGGTCGCCGAGCTCGAGCGCGCCGACCAATTGGAGGAAGCCGCCCAGTTGGCGGAGCAGCTGGGGGCGCACGCGGAAGCCTCCCGCCTCTACGAACGCGCTTGTATTTTTGTCGGGGCGGCGCGGTCAGCGCTCGCAGCGGACGAACGGGTGCGGGCTTTCGAGCTCGCGGCGCGCAGTGATGACGAGGACGTGATCCGACGCGTGGCGGAAGCGCTGCTCGGCCATGCGGACGAGGTAGCGCGGGCGGCGGCCGCCGCCCGCGCGGCCAGGCGCCCGCGGGCCGCCGGCTTGCTCCGGGAGCAAGCCGGCGACGCCGCGGGTGCCGGCGAGGATTACGAAGCCGCGGGCGCGCTGCTCGAAGCGGCGGCGTGCTTCGAGCGCGCGGACGACGCGCGCAGCGCGGCGCGCTGCCTGGAGGCAGCGCTGGCGCGCGATGCGCGCTGTCACCGCGCGCGCGTGGAGCTCGGCGCGCTGCTCGCGCGCCACGGTCGCCACCAAGCGGCGGTGCGCACGCTGCAGCAAGTTCCGAAAGATGCGCCGGAGCGGAGCGAAGCGCTGCTCTGGCTCCGACGCAGCTTGGAAGCGCTGGCCCTGTCGGAGGCCGTACGGCAAGTGGACGAAGAGCTCGCCGCGCTGGGCATCGATCCCACGGCGGACACCCGCGCGGCGCCGGTGAGCGAGCGCGCACCCGCCGTCACGCCGGAAACGATCTTGTTCGGCCGCTACGTCGTGCTGCGCGACGTCGCGCGCACTCCCACGGCGCGGGTGCTCGAGGCGCGGGATCGCATCACGGGAGAGAACGTCGCGCTGAAGATCTTCGCCGCCTCCACGCTGAAGGAGTCCGGACGCGACGCCCTGCGCCGCTTCGAGCGCGAGGCGGTGGCGCTCGGCAAGCTGCGGCACCCCGCCATCGTACCGCTCCGGGCGTTCCTCGCGGAGGGCCCCGCCGTGGTGCTGGCGTGGATGGGCGGCGGCTCGCTGGCGGACAAGCTCGCCGCCGAGCCGCTCTCCCCCGCCCGCGCCGTGGAGATCACCCAGGCCGTGCTGGGCGCGCTCTCCGCGGCGCACCGGCGCGGCATCCTGCACCGCGACATCAAACCGGCGAACGTGCTGTTCGACGAAGCGGGCGCGGCGTACCTCGCGGATTTCGGCACCGCGCACGTCAGCGACTCGGCCGCCACGGTGACGGCCGGCATCATCGGAACTCTGGCGTACATGGCGCCGGAGCAGCGCGCCGGCGAGGCCGCCAACATCGCGAGTGACATCTACGGCGCCGGCGCGCTCCTGTGGCATGCGCTCACCGGCGCGCCGCCGGGGGCCGGCCTTTCGTTCTTGTCCGACGAGCTGGGTCCGGAGCACCGCTCCATCGCGGAGCGGCTGGTCGCTCCGGAAGCGGAGCGACCAGCCGACGCCGAGGCGGCCCTGGCGCTGCTGCGCAGCGCGAGCTGGCCGCGGGCGGTGCCCGCTGCGCGGGCAACGCCCGCCCGCCCGCGTCCCGAGAAGTCCCACGACAGCGTGCGTCTCGAGCCCCTGGGTGACGAACGCTTTCGCGACGTGCTGCTCGGTCGCACCGTGCTCGTGCTCGCCGCGGACGACACCACGATGGAACGCGCGCTCGCCTTCGCACGTGCGGATCATCCGAACCTGGCCGCCGTATTGGCGCTGCACGCGGACGAACAGACGCTGTGGGTCGAAGCGCTGGACGCGACGCCGCTGTCCCGCGAGCTGTCCGACGACGAGCGCCGCGAGCTCTTCGAGGCCCTCGCGGCGCTGCACCGCGCCGGCGGCGTCCACGGCTTCGTGGGGGAGAGCTTGGTGGAGCGCGGCGGCCGCGTGATGCTGCGTTTCCCCACGCGGGCGGCGCCCAGCGCCGATGCCAACACCGACGTGAGCGACCTCGCCGCTTTCGCGCCGCCCCGACAAAACCTGTAA
- a CDS encoding VTT domain-containing protein has translation MPPSGDDDDVRAYARRSVVRAVVVLVLLLVAVGVLGRWYAPQLLAATGWVYAHVGFGGLLFILFLSDAVITPIPPDAILLVISKSELAAQWPAIILLIGVQSAVAGCVAWTFGKKLGHLRVVQLVFGRFRSKNEALVRRYGRWAVALGAMTPIPFSVTCWIAGMFGMRFKDFAPVTLLRVPRFFIYYVAIAFADDVMRVIL, from the coding sequence GTGCCTCCCAGCGGTGACGACGACGATGTCCGCGCCTACGCCCGACGCAGCGTCGTGCGCGCCGTGGTGGTGTTGGTGCTGCTGCTCGTGGCCGTGGGAGTCCTTGGCCGCTGGTACGCCCCGCAGCTCTTGGCCGCCACGGGTTGGGTGTACGCCCATGTCGGTTTCGGTGGCTTGCTGTTCATCCTGTTCTTGAGCGACGCCGTCATCACGCCCATCCCGCCGGACGCTATCCTGCTGGTGATCAGCAAGAGCGAGCTCGCCGCCCAGTGGCCTGCCATCATCCTGCTGATCGGCGTGCAGAGCGCCGTAGCGGGCTGCGTGGCCTGGACCTTCGGCAAGAAGCTCGGGCACCTGCGCGTCGTGCAGCTGGTGTTCGGCCGCTTCCGTAGCAAGAACGAGGCCTTGGTGCGCCGCTATGGTCGCTGGGCGGTGGCCCTGGGAGCGATGACCCCCATCCCGTTCAGCGTCACCTGCTGGATCGCCGGGATGTTCGGAATGCGATTCAAGGATTTCGCCCCAGTGACGCTCTTACGCGTGCCACGCTTTTTCATCTACTACGTGGCCATCGCGTTCGCCGACGACGTGATGCGAGTCATTCTCTAG
- a CDS encoding ABC transporter permease: protein MKRRLRDLSAAALRIARAVAVRGGGALVVLLLLATLVFLALRVLPGDPAALVLGDQSSDADRAVLRHRLGLDRSLVLQYLDFLRGLFTLDLGDSLARPGTKAFEEVGRALGPTAAMASVAVGFGALLGIFAALLSVGPWLGRRREWAHRGILAVAATPLLAFAPILTFVVAVELRLVPLPGDPESGVGGLLFASGLLALPLAAQVGRISRAALLDQSRAKFLDVATAKGASSVRVWVLHALPAASAPIAVVIATQLGALLGGAVVLERLFERPGLGTLMLNAYAARDIPVLEASVIAAGLLFVLAQAAAAALHASIDPRGQET from the coding sequence ATGAAGCGACGGCTTCGGGATCTCTCCGCGGCGGCGCTGCGCATCGCTCGCGCGGTGGCGGTGCGCGGCGGTGGCGCCCTGGTCGTACTCTTGCTGCTGGCGACGCTGGTGTTCCTCGCGCTCCGGGTGCTGCCCGGAGATCCCGCCGCGCTGGTGCTCGGTGATCAGTCTTCCGACGCGGATCGCGCCGTGCTGCGCCACCGGCTCGGTCTCGACCGCTCGCTGGTGCTGCAGTACCTCGACTTCTTGCGGGGCCTTTTCACCCTCGACCTGGGCGACTCCCTGGCGCGTCCGGGTACCAAGGCCTTCGAGGAAGTGGGGCGTGCGCTGGGCCCCACGGCGGCGATGGCGTCGGTGGCGGTGGGCTTCGGCGCCCTCCTGGGGATCTTCGCGGCGCTCCTGTCCGTCGGTCCTTGGCTCGGCCGCCGGCGCGAGTGGGCCCACCGCGGGATCCTGGCGGTGGCCGCCACGCCGCTGCTCGCCTTCGCCCCCATCCTCACGTTCGTCGTCGCGGTGGAGCTTCGTCTGGTGCCGCTGCCGGGGGATCCCGAGAGCGGCGTCGGCGGGCTCTTGTTCGCGTCGGGGCTCTTGGCCTTGCCCCTCGCCGCGCAGGTCGGTCGCATCAGCCGCGCGGCGCTGCTCGATCAATCCCGCGCAAAGTTCCTGGACGTGGCAACGGCCAAGGGCGCTTCCAGCGTGCGCGTGTGGGTGCTGCACGCGCTGCCCGCGGCGTCCGCTCCCATCGCGGTGGTGATCGCCACGCAGCTCGGTGCGTTGCTGGGCGGCGCCGTCGTGCTGGAGCGCCTGTTCGAGCGCCCGGGGCTCGGCACCTTGATGCTCAACGCCTACGCCGCTCGCGACATCCCCGTGCTCGAAGCCAGCGTGATAGCCGCTGGGCTCCTGTTCGTGCTGGCGCAGGCGGCCGCAGCCGCGCTCCACGCCAGCATCGACCCCCGAGGGCAGGAGACATGA
- a CDS encoding YfhL family 4Fe-4S dicluster ferredoxin, with protein MATFITDDCINCGACEPECPNEAISEGAEIYEIDPARCTECVGYFDHEACQAVCPVKCCLPDPRHLETEDTLAARALRLYPHDQELAGRIQSGEFPSRFRK; from the coding sequence ATGGCCACCTTCATCACCGACGACTGCATCAACTGTGGGGCTTGCGAGCCGGAGTGCCCCAACGAGGCCATTTCCGAGGGCGCGGAGATCTACGAGATCGACCCGGCTCGCTGCACCGAGTGCGTGGGCTATTTCGACCACGAGGCCTGTCAGGCCGTGTGTCCGGTGAAGTGCTGCCTGCCCGACCCCCGGCATCTGGAGACGGAAGACACCCTGGCCGCCCGAGCGCTGCGGCTCTACCCCCACGATCAGGAGCTCGCGGGGCGCATCCAGTCCGGCGAATTCCCGTCCCGTTTCCGCAAGTGA